CTGACCACCGTATAATTCCTCTATTTCAAGAGTATCATTTATCTGATGCAGATATTCCTTTACCTCAGCCAGACAGGAGTCATCAAATTTTTTCCCCTTGAAAAGGGATATATTGCCCATTCCTGTGAGATCATATTTTGCAAAACTTTCCAGGATGACCTTGCTCCGGGTTTTGGCAACAGAGAGTATTTTACCGTCTGCAATAGAGAAAAAGTCACCTTTTGAGATATCCTCATCCCCAAATCGTGTATTCATACTGCTTTCAAATACGGAAAAGGATTTTACAAACTCCAGACAGTCATGCATATTCTGTGCATTTTCTGCGATGGTGTCGTTTTCACTGAATCCGTACATCCCGGCAATTCCCCGGGATACATTTTCTGTGGGAAGAATTGATACTGCCTTGTCACATTCATCCCTGGCCATGATAGCTGCAGGAATAATGTTTTTATTATTTGTAATGATAATGATGTGATCATTATCAATCTCTCCCACTTTCTCGCACAGCTCATGGGCAGAAGGTAGTTTTTCATCATAAGAGATGGAGTACTCTGCACCCAGATTCTGGAAAATTTCGGCAAAACCATCACCGGGAATACAGACAAGAACGGCGTTATCCGTCGCATCCGCCTTCTTGTTAAAGAGATTTACCTGATCCTGCATATCTTCAATCTTTGTTTTTTCAATTTCCCCGTATGCAGAAAGATATTCTTCCAGCTCCCCGGGATTGTTTGTATGTATATGCAGTTTTAATAGATCATCTTCGGCAACAAGGGCAATACTGTTGCCCCTGGCCTTGAGGTATTCTCTAAGGTCTCCACCCGGAATCTCTTTATCCAAACGGACAAGAAGCTCTGTGCAGAAACGAAAACTGACATCATCTCCACCATCAGTATCATCCCCTGTCTGGGGAGGAAAGCGGTAATCGGCTTCTATTTCCACCTGAGGTTCGGTTCCTGTCAGTGCTGAGAGAAAACCATCAAAGAGGACAATAAACCCAAGGGCTCCTGAATCAATGACTCCTGCACGGGCAAGTACGGGCAAATCATTGGGAGTATTCTCCAGGGCCGTTCTGGCACATTCCAGAGCGCCGCTGAAGAGTTCCCGGACATCCGCTACATCCACAGAGCTCATATACTCAGTCATGGCTGCGATGATTGTGATCATCGTCCCTTCGGTAGGTGAAAACAGTGAAGTATTAACCAGAAAGGAGCCCTGAGAGAATCCTTCTCTCAGATCCTTCATGGAGATAGCGTCATTTTCAGCGGAAGCATCAAAGAATCCGGCAAAAAATCGGGCAAGTATAAATCCGGAATTACCTCTGCTGTTTCGATTCAGTTCTTCACAGAATATCCTGGCGATATCTGGCAGGGTCAGTGGATTTGCCTTCTCCAGTCCTGATACGGCAGCCTTAAGACTGCTGGACATATTAGACCCTGTATCCCCATCGGGAACAGGGAATACATTGAGATTATTCAGAATCTTATGGTTTCTCTCCAAATGAAGAGAAGCTTTTATAAAGGATTCCTTGAGTAAATCCGGATCTATCTGGGTCATTGGTGCGGTCTCCGTGATCATTTAAAAATTGTATATCCTATATCGTAAAAATCGGGTCCCGCATGGGGCATATTGCTGTGATTGGTGTAGTGAACTTCGGCGTGAACTTCAAAATCCTGCTCATCCAGTAGTTTTTTAAGCTCCTGAGCCTCCTCTTCATGAGGTCCGATAACAGAAAGAACAGCTCTCAGCTTTGTTCCATTTTTCTTTGCCATATCATCCTGAATAATCTTGATGAATCTCTGGTTTGCCTGATGGTAATTTTTAACCTTACCGATAGACTTTAATACTCCCGGTTCTTCTTCAAAGGATCCCAGAAGTGCGATTATCTTCATGGCTGAACCCATCAGGGCTTTTGCCAGTCCCAGTCTGCCGGTCCGGTGAAGATAAAACAGGTCATACACAACACCCAGGTGGCGGGTATTATCTCTGGCTTTCAGAATAAAATCCTTCACATCATCATATTCCATCCCGCTGTTTACAGCTTCGGCAGCCTGCTGCACTATGACACTGTATGCCGATGTCAGATGCCGGGAGTTAATATGCTCGATATCAAGTTCGGGATGCTCTTTTAAAAGTTTGTTAATAACAGCTACTGTAGCCGTCGTGGCTTTACTGTTCTGATGAAGAGAGATGATCTTTTCTCCCTTGTATTTAAGGTAGACCCTCTCAAGATCTTCTTCTCTTAAACCGGAGGTAGTAACTTTGTTGTTCTTATCTTTCAGTATAAGACGCAGTTTATCCTTTTCCTCACGGCTCATATCCATAGATGCAGGATAGGGTTCACCATTCAGAAAAATAGGAAACTCAATAACATCAATACCCAGAGCTTTAACCGTGGGTTGCTCAAGCTGAAGTGCAGAATCGACAACTAATACCATATAAACTCCTTTTTAAGACCGAAGGACTAAATGTCTCATTCAGTTCATGTTACTACTTTTTCCGGGTTTTCGGGTACTCTCAAAATTATATTCCCTTTCGGGTAAGAAACACAGGGATGAATCCAGCCGAATTTCTTATCAGCCTGACGAATACCCGTAAGTCCCTGATCCGCAGAGATCTCTCCCGAAAGGAGCAGAGAACGACACCAGCCGCACTCTCCAGCTCTGCAGGATGAAGGAGCATCTACTCCTCCCCGTTCCAATGCTGTTAAAAGGGTCTCATTGGACCGGGCTGTCAATTCAATATCTTCTGCCCCGCCCTTCAGGGTCAGGCTGTATTCTTTAAAAGTCTGATCTCTTTGATCTGTTCCACAACCATAACTTTCCCGGCGAATAAATTTGGGCCTGAGTGAAAAGGCAGCCAGTTCTCCGTCCATATAACTGTGCATTTCCGGAGGTCCGCAGATAAAAAAGGATGATTCTACCTTCTGCGGGGAAACCTTATCCAGACTGTCTCTGATTATTGCAGAGCTGAGTACCCCCTGAGTGTTCATGGCTTGTGGAAAATAGAAAAAGGAGTCGGGATACATATCTGCAAGAGCCTTGAAATCGGCGGAGAATACATCGTCCCCATCTTTGTTGAATCCGTAAAACAGAAAGATTTCCAGATCCTGACTCAATAATTCAGGAATCATCGAACGGAAGGGTGTTATCCCGGAACCTCCCGCGATACAGATAAGTCGATCTGCATCTCTCAGGGGATCATAATAGAAGTTTCCCTGGGGTCCCGATGCATTCAGCCTGCTCCCTTTCTCCCACTGACGGAATACATGGTCGCTGAAATAACCATCCATATCCAGCTTCTTTCTTTTGATGGTAATTTTATAAAAGTTTCTTTCCATGGATTCGGAGGGTGAAGATGAAATTGAATAAGGTCTCTTTAAAACAAGCCCCTCCTCACGGGAGGAAAGAACAAGATACTGACCGGCTCGGAAGGCTGCAATTTTCTGTGTTGAAGAGACCGGACGCAGAATAAATGATCTCATATCGGAGCTTTCATCAATGACTTCATCAATAACAAGATCCTGTGAATCGGGATGAATCAACCCGGAGAGAAGATTGACACTCCCTTCACTCCTCTGCTCCGATGAAGCAGCAGTAAATAATTTTTCCCTGATCTTGAGGTGCTTTCCAAAGGCTAATAGATCCAGAAGGCTGTTTTTAATCACAATTTTCATGATTTATCCCCTCTGGAAGATAAAATATCTTCCGCGGCAGCTTTACCGGACAGGATAGAGCTGCTGTAGCCGTGGGCCCTGTAGGAGTATCCTCCGCAGAAAACCAGTCCCTTAAAATAGTTTTCCTTCTCCTTACCCAGTACCCGGGGGATTATCCCATCCCAGGGTTCGGGCTCATATCCGTAAACCAGTCCGTTCCAGGCACCCGTATAGCGGGCAAATGTCTGTGGAGTAGCCACTTCAATCTCTTCAATATGACTTCTCAGATCGACCCCGGTGGCCGATTCAAACTGATTAATCATTATGTCGGCTATGACTTTCTTGGCTTCAAAATAATCCACGGGGAGTATTTTATCCCATGACCCGTCACTCTGCCCTACAGTCATGGATAAAATGCATGTCCCCGGGGGAGAGCAGCCGGGATTCCCGACATTGAGGCAGACAGAAGCCTGCATAATATTTTCTGATTTATAATCATGGCTTGCTTCATACAGCTCCTCTGTATCCATATGGGGAGCGATAAAATAACTATAGTCCTCCAGACCCAGTGATTTATGATCAATATCCAGTCCCAGATAAACCACAGCCAGGCTGAATCCGTGTATCCGGCTGTTAACATTCTGATGAGCCATCTTCGGGATATCGGAAGAAGGAGAAATAAGACTGCTGTAGACTCTGGTGGGAGAGCTGTTGCACACGACATTCGGGCAGGAGATTTCTTCGCCTGAAGAGAGCCGAACTCCCCGGACTTCTCCATTTTCTGTCAGGATTTTATCAACCCGGCTGTTCATTCGGCACTCCCCGCCCTGAGCCTCTATGGCATGAATAAAGGCAGATGAAATTTCATGAGATCGAAGCGTGGGAATGGCAGCCGAATGACTCATATAGGCATTAAGCATTGAAGCCCAGAGCGAAAAAGAGACACGCTCCATGGGGACTCCCAGATAACACCAGTAAGGATATAGAATATCCTTTGCAGCCTGGGGGATTTTTAGAGCATCAGCCACCTCTTCGGCGGTATAGGAACCGGTTCGAATGAAATTGCCGTGTTCCCTGAGGAGTTTGAGATAACTGAGATCATCCTGATGATTATTGAGATATCCGAATGCTGCCTGAACCTCAATACAGAGATCCCGGTAGTTCTCAAGGGGCTCCCGGCTGCCGGGAACATTGTCAGCAATGACATCGATAAGATTATCCCAGCCGAAGGGGACACGAACATTTAGATTTTTCTCTGTAAGAATGACTCTGTAAGCTTCGGGAATTTCCAGAAAATCAATATCAAGTTCCGCATCATCTTTAAGATAACGAATGACACTTCGAATATCCTTTGTTGTTGCCGGATCGGGAATCTCATGAAGAGAGGGTTCAAACTCAAAGCGACCCCGTACAAAACTGCTGGCAAATCCGCCAGGCAGGTTATGCTGCTCCAGCAGCAGTGTTTTAATTCCATTTTTTGAAAGTTCAAAAGCCGCACAAAGTCCACCAAGACCGGCACCCATAACAACAGCATCATAGCTCATAATGAACATTAGTATACCAGTAATAATGAGAGGGGGGGGAAATATTATTCCTCCCCTGAAATAGCAGATTGGCAGGATGCACTTTCATCGGGTATAGTGGCTCCATGATCAGAAAATTCATCTCCTATTACAGGCCCCATAAAAATCTTTTTATCCTGGATATGTTCTGTGCTGTCACAGCTTCTGTCCTTGCCATAATATTCCCCTTTATAACCAGAACCCTCCTGGGAGAATACCTTCCGGCAGGAAATTTAAACATGATATTCAAGGCTCTGTCTCTTATGTTCGCCATCTATATTGCAAAAGCCCTGCTGACCTACATCAGGGTCAAATGGGGACATATTCTTGGTGTCCGGATTGAAGCCGATATGAGACGGGACCTTTTTGCCCATATACAGAAACTCTCTTTCAACTACTTTGACAAGGTAAAAACCGGACACCTCATGAGCCGGATATCCAACGATCTCAATATAATTGCCGAGGTAGCCCACCATGCTCCCGAGGATCTTCTGATATCCACAGTGGTCCTGATCATGGCGTATTCTGTCATGTTTGTTTTCAATGCCCAACTGGCATTGATATCCCTTATCCCCCTCCCTTTTATGCTGATATGGGGTCTGATAATGGGTTCCCGCATGAGAAAAGGATTCCGTCTGGTCCGGAAAGAGATCGCAGACATCAACAGTACTGTAGAAAACTCCGTACAGGGTATCCGAGAAGTAAAATCCTTTGCAAATGAAAATATGGAAAACAGTAAATTCCATAAGACCAATACAAGTTTTCGAATGGCAAAAGAGATCATGTATCAGAAGATGGCCCAGTTCCACTCATTTATGGACTTCCTGCGGGAGATGTACTACTTCTGTATTATTGCAGGAGGAACATTACTTATTTTTCAGGGCAGTCTGGCCCTGGTGGATCTTCTTGCGTTCATCCTCTATGTAGGAGTTGTTCTGCCACCCATTGACCGGCTGATTAACTTCACCGAACAGATGCAGCAGGGAATCTCCTCCTTTGAACGTTTTCTCGAAGTCATGGAACTTGATCCGGATATTATAGATAGTAAAGATGCTGTCCCATTCCAGCCCACAGGGGCCGGTCTGAACATAAAGAATCTCAGTTTCCGTTATGAAAAATCTCCCGACTGGATTCTCAAGAATATCAATATGGAGATCAAAGTAGGAGAAACCATTGCTCTTGCCGGTGAGTCGGGAGCAGGAAAAAGTACTATAGCTGCATTGATCCCCCGTTTCTATGAATTGAACAAAGGTGAAATAACAATTGATGGACAGAAGATCTCTTCAGTAACACAGGAGAGTCTAAGAAAATCCATAGGCATTGTGCAGCAGAATGTATTCCTCTTTGACGGTACTATCAGGGAAAATATATCCTATGGAAATCCCGATGCCACAGAAGAAGAACTGCAGGAAGCTCTTGTAATGGCAAACCTTGAGGAATTTGTGGCAGGACTGACTGACGGAATCGAAACAGAAGTTGGAGAGAGGGGGGTCCTTCTTTCGGGAGGACAGAAGCAGAGAATATCCATCGCAAGAGTGTTTCTGAAAAACCCTGAACTGCTTATTCTGGATGAAGCCACCAGTTCACTGGATAATGAGTCAGAAAGCCTTATTCAGGAAGCTCTGTGGAAACTCAGCCGTGACAGAACAACGATTATCATCGCACACAGACTTTCCACCATCATGAAAGCTGATAGAATCTATGTAATGAAGCAGGGAGAGATAGTGGAACAGGGTTCCCATACAGAACTGCTGGAGATGAATGGTTACTACAAATCACTGGCTGATAAGGGCACTCTTGTAGCAGTGGAAGAGTGACAGGAACTTTAATCAATTTAAGACAGTAGTTTAATAAAATCCTGTGGAGGAACGGGCTTGCTGCAGAAATACCCCTGATAGAGGGGACAGCCCATCTCCTTAAGCTTTTCAACCTGTGCCTGCTCTTCAACTCCCTCGGTGATAACACTGAGATTGAAATATTCTGCAATACTGAGGATTGTTTTAATAAGTACATAATCATCATGGTTTGTAAGAAGAGTCTGGGTAAAATAACGGTCA
The DNA window shown above is from Oceanispirochaeta sp. M1 and carries:
- a CDS encoding DAK2 domain-containing protein, with the translated sequence MTQIDPDLLKESFIKASLHLERNHKILNNLNVFPVPDGDTGSNMSSSLKAAVSGLEKANPLTLPDIARIFCEELNRNSRGNSGFILARFFAGFFDASAENDAISMKDLREGFSQGSFLVNTSLFSPTEGTMITIIAAMTEYMSSVDVADVRELFSGALECARTALENTPNDLPVLARAGVIDSGALGFIVLFDGFLSALTGTEPQVEIEADYRFPPQTGDDTDGGDDVSFRFCTELLVRLDKEIPGGDLREYLKARGNSIALVAEDDLLKLHIHTNNPGELEEYLSAYGEIEKTKIEDMQDQVNLFNKKADATDNAVLVCIPGDGFAEIFQNLGAEYSISYDEKLPSAHELCEKVGEIDNDHIIIITNNKNIIPAAIMARDECDKAVSILPTENVSRGIAGMYGFSENDTIAENAQNMHDCLEFVKSFSVFESSMNTRFGDEDISKGDFFSIADGKILSVAKTRSKVILESFAKYDLTGMGNISLFKGKKFDDSCLAEVKEYLHQINDTLEIEELYGGQNREELIVSLE
- a CDS encoding DegV family protein, whose product is MVLVVDSALQLEQPTVKALGIDVIEFPIFLNGEPYPASMDMSREEKDKLRLILKDKNNKVTTSGLREEDLERVYLKYKGEKIISLHQNSKATTATVAVINKLLKEHPELDIEHINSRHLTSAYSVIVQQAAEAVNSGMEYDDVKDFILKARDNTRHLGVVYDLFYLHRTGRLGLAKALMGSAMKIIALLGSFEEEPGVLKSIGKVKNYHQANQRFIKIIQDDMAKKNGTKLRAVLSVIGPHEEEAQELKKLLDEQDFEVHAEVHYTNHSNMPHAGPDFYDIGYTIFK
- a CDS encoding iron-sulfur cluster-binding domain-containing protein; this translates as MKIVIKNSLLDLLAFGKHLKIREKLFTAASSEQRSEGSVNLLSGLIHPDSQDLVIDEVIDESSDMRSFILRPVSSTQKIAAFRAGQYLVLSSREEGLVLKRPYSISSSPSESMERNFYKITIKRKKLDMDGYFSDHVFRQWEKGSRLNASGPQGNFYYDPLRDADRLICIAGGSGITPFRSMIPELLSQDLEIFLFYGFNKDGDDVFSADFKALADMYPDSFFYFPQAMNTQGVLSSAIIRDSLDKVSPQKVESSFFICGPPEMHSYMDGELAAFSLRPKFIRRESYGCGTDQRDQTFKEYSLTLKGGAEDIELTARSNETLLTALERGGVDAPSSCRAGECGWCRSLLLSGEISADQGLTGIRQADKKFGWIHPCVSYPKGNIILRVPENPEKVVT
- a CDS encoding NAD(P)/FAD-dependent oxidoreductase gives rise to the protein MSYDAVVMGAGLGGLCAAFELSKNGIKTLLLEQHNLPGGFASSFVRGRFEFEPSLHEIPDPATTKDIRSVIRYLKDDAELDIDFLEIPEAYRVILTEKNLNVRVPFGWDNLIDVIADNVPGSREPLENYRDLCIEVQAAFGYLNNHQDDLSYLKLLREHGNFIRTGSYTAEEVADALKIPQAAKDILYPYWCYLGVPMERVSFSLWASMLNAYMSHSAAIPTLRSHEISSAFIHAIEAQGGECRMNSRVDKILTENGEVRGVRLSSGEEISCPNVVCNSSPTRVYSSLISPSSDIPKMAHQNVNSRIHGFSLAVVYLGLDIDHKSLGLEDYSYFIAPHMDTEELYEASHDYKSENIMQASVCLNVGNPGCSPPGTCILSMTVGQSDGSWDKILPVDYFEAKKVIADIMINQFESATGVDLRSHIEEIEVATPQTFARYTGAWNGLVYGYEPEPWDGIIPRVLGKEKENYFKGLVFCGGYSYRAHGYSSSILSGKAAAEDILSSRGDKS
- a CDS encoding ABC transporter ATP-binding protein, giving the protein MIRKFISYYRPHKNLFILDMFCAVTASVLAIIFPFITRTLLGEYLPAGNLNMIFKALSLMFAIYIAKALLTYIRVKWGHILGVRIEADMRRDLFAHIQKLSFNYFDKVKTGHLMSRISNDLNIIAEVAHHAPEDLLISTVVLIMAYSVMFVFNAQLALISLIPLPFMLIWGLIMGSRMRKGFRLVRKEIADINSTVENSVQGIREVKSFANENMENSKFHKTNTSFRMAKEIMYQKMAQFHSFMDFLREMYYFCIIAGGTLLIFQGSLALVDLLAFILYVGVVLPPIDRLINFTEQMQQGISSFERFLEVMELDPDIIDSKDAVPFQPTGAGLNIKNLSFRYEKSPDWILKNINMEIKVGETIALAGESGAGKSTIAALIPRFYELNKGEITIDGQKISSVTQESLRKSIGIVQQNVFLFDGTIRENISYGNPDATEEELQEALVMANLEEFVAGLTDGIETEVGERGVLLSGGQKQRISIARVFLKNPELLILDEATSSLDNESESLIQEALWKLSRDRTTIIIAHRLSTIMKADRIYVMKQGEIVEQGSHTELLEMNGYYKSLADKGTLVAVEE